In Corynebacterium nuruki S6-4, the following proteins share a genomic window:
- the dusB gene encoding tRNA dihydrouridine synthase DusB, with product MAGVTNVAFRTLCREQEQQRTGSVSGLYVCEMITARALVERNEKTLHMMEFAPDESPRSVQLYTTEPEYTYRAARMIAEEGLADHIDMNFGCPVPKVTRRGGGSALPYKRRLFADVVGAAVRGVADAGRDRGPDAVPVTVKFRVGIDDEHHTHLDAGRIAADQGAAAVTCHGRTAAQRYSGDADWDEISRLVEHMAGTGVPVLGNGDIFKASDAAAMMDRTGCDGVVVGRGCLGRPWLFAELSAHLRGEPVPAEPTLGEVCRIIMRHAGLLADYSGEKYASRDIRKHMAWYLRGFPAGGEIRRQLGQINSLADLRGVLDPMWDSDALAADADGARGRQGAPGKVALPDGWLDDPEEDGVGVAETGEDAGAANSGG from the coding sequence ATGGCCGGGGTGACCAACGTCGCCTTCCGCACGCTGTGCCGCGAACAGGAACAGCAGCGCACCGGCAGCGTCTCCGGCCTCTACGTCTGCGAGATGATCACCGCCCGCGCCCTCGTGGAGCGCAACGAGAAGACCCTCCACATGATGGAGTTCGCCCCCGACGAGTCGCCGCGCAGCGTGCAGCTGTACACGACGGAACCGGAGTACACCTACCGGGCCGCCCGGATGATCGCCGAGGAAGGCCTCGCCGACCACATCGACATGAACTTCGGTTGCCCGGTCCCCAAGGTCACCCGGCGCGGCGGCGGCTCCGCACTCCCCTACAAGCGCCGGCTGTTCGCCGACGTCGTCGGCGCCGCCGTCCGTGGCGTGGCCGACGCCGGCCGGGACCGCGGTCCGGACGCCGTCCCGGTGACCGTGAAGTTCCGCGTCGGCATCGACGACGAGCACCACACCCACCTCGACGCCGGCCGGATCGCCGCCGACCAGGGGGCCGCCGCGGTCACCTGCCACGGCCGCACCGCCGCCCAGCGCTACTCCGGCGACGCGGACTGGGACGAGATCAGCCGGCTCGTCGAGCACATGGCCGGCACCGGCGTCCCCGTCCTCGGCAACGGCGACATCTTCAAGGCCTCGGACGCCGCGGCGATGATGGACCGCACCGGCTGCGACGGTGTGGTCGTCGGCCGCGGCTGCCTGGGCCGCCCCTGGCTGTTCGCCGAACTCTCCGCCCACCTTCGGGGCGAGCCGGTCCCCGCCGAGCCGACCCTCGGCGAGGTCTGCCGGATCATCATGCGGCACGCCGGACTCCTCGCCGACTACAGCGGCGAAAAGTACGCCAGCCGCGACATCCGGAAACACATGGCCTGGTACCTGCGCGGCTTCCCGGCCGGCGGTGAGATCCGCCGGCAGCTCGGCCAGATCAACAGCCTGGCCGACCTGCGGGGCGTCCTCGACCCGATGTGGGATTCGGACGCCCTGGCAGCGGACGCCGACGGTGCCCGCGGACGACAGGGCGCCCCCGGGAAGGTCGCACTGCCCGACGGCTGGCTCGACGACCCGGAGGAGGACGGCGTCGGCGTGGCGGAGACCGGCGAGGACGCGGGCGCCGCCAACAGCGGCGGCTAG
- a CDS encoding succinate CoA transferase — protein MSDRIDYPAFESKVMSAEEAAEFINNGDMIGTSGFTGAGYPKAMPGAIAAKAKAAHDRGDEWAVKILTGASTAPENDGVLAEADAVSFRSPFNTDPKMRANINAGKTKYTDIHLSELGMYVQEGFFGHMDVAIVEAVRIREDGKLVPSSAVGNNIEFMDAADRIIIELNDWQSPELEGMHDIYRMQMPGDRTPLEITSPGDRIGDFAIDFDPAKVVAIVRTDGPDRNSPFKPLDDTSKAIAGHLLDFLEGEVSAGRLSYDRLILQNGVGNVPNAVLAGLMDSKFENITAYTEVIQDGMLDLIDAGKMSMASATSFSLSLDAAHRMNEDAARYRQHIILRPQQISNHPEVIRRLAPIGINGMIEADIYGNVNSTHVAGSKMMNGIGGSGDFTRNAYISSFVTPAVAKDGAISAIVPMVSHVDHTEHDVKLVVTEHGYADLRGLAPRDRVQKMIAIADPEYRPLLEEYVEYASKSTAQQTPHDLTRAFGFHTRFLETGTMKK, from the coding sequence GTGTCTGATCGCATCGACTACCCGGCCTTCGAGTCGAAGGTCATGTCGGCCGAGGAAGCAGCCGAGTTCATCAACAACGGCGACATGATCGGAACCTCCGGCTTCACCGGTGCCGGCTACCCGAAGGCCATGCCCGGTGCCATCGCGGCGAAGGCGAAGGCCGCCCACGACCGGGGCGACGAGTGGGCGGTCAAGATCCTGACCGGCGCCTCCACCGCCCCGGAGAACGACGGCGTCCTCGCCGAGGCGGACGCCGTCAGCTTCCGCTCCCCGTTCAACACCGACCCGAAGATGCGGGCGAACATCAACGCCGGCAAGACGAAGTACACGGACATCCACCTGTCCGAGCTGGGCATGTACGTCCAGGAGGGCTTCTTCGGCCACATGGACGTCGCCATCGTCGAGGCCGTCCGGATCCGTGAGGACGGCAAGCTCGTGCCCTCCTCCGCGGTGGGCAACAACATCGAGTTCATGGACGCCGCCGACCGGATCATCATCGAGCTGAACGACTGGCAGTCCCCGGAGCTCGAGGGCATGCACGACATCTACCGCATGCAGATGCCGGGCGACCGGACGCCGCTGGAGATCACCTCCCCGGGTGACCGGATCGGTGACTTCGCCATCGATTTCGACCCGGCGAAGGTCGTCGCGATCGTCCGGACCGACGGCCCGGACCGTAACAGCCCGTTCAAGCCGCTGGACGACACCTCGAAGGCCATCGCGGGCCACCTGCTCGACTTCCTCGAGGGGGAGGTCAGCGCCGGGCGTCTCTCCTATGACCGGCTGATCCTGCAGAACGGTGTGGGCAATGTCCCCAACGCGGTCCTCGCCGGCCTGATGGACTCGAAGTTCGAGAACATCACCGCGTACACCGAGGTCATCCAGGACGGCATGCTCGACCTCATCGACGCCGGGAAGATGTCGATGGCCTCCGCCACGTCGTTCTCCCTGTCGCTGGACGCCGCCCACCGGATGAACGAAGACGCCGCCCGCTACCGTCAGCACATCATCCTGCGGCCGCAGCAGATCTCCAACCACCCGGAGGTCATCCGCCGTCTCGCCCCGATCGGCATCAACGGCATGATCGAGGCCGACATCTACGGCAACGTGAACTCCACGCATGTCGCGGGTTCGAAGATGATGAACGGCATCGGTGGTTCGGGTGACTTCACCCGCAACGCCTATATCTCGTCGTTCGTGACCCCGGCCGTGGCCAAGGACGGTGCGATCTCCGCGATCGTCCCGATGGTCTCCCACGTCGACCACACCGAGCACGACGTCAAGCTGGTCGTCACCGAGCACGGTTACGCGGACCTGCGTGGTCTCGCCCCGCGTGACCGGGTGCAGAAGATGATCGCCATCGCCGACCCGGAGTACCGCCCGCTGCTGGAGGAGTACGTGGAGTACGCCTCGAAGTCCACGGCGCAGCAGACCCCGCACGATCTGACCCGCGCCTTCGGGTTCCACACCCGGTTCCTCGAGACCGGCACCATGAAGAAGTAA
- a CDS encoding GlxA family transcriptional regulator, translating into MLRRIAVIIPEGASALDVTGPAEVFSRADGRDGNHYELVFTSPTGGDVRTTSGIVISAAAAAADVTAGGPVDTVIVAGSDQLTVPAPPGGLLSAVSVLATGARRVAAVSTGTFALAALGLLDGRRATTHWRHTTALHSRYPEILVEEDLYFVRDGRFATSAGVACGMNLALALVEEDMGTAVARSIAQELEVFLHRPGGQAQFASRGNPSPDGSFFASPLKRVTDAVLENPQADHTLTSMARTAAVSPRHLGRLFRDELGTTPSRWVERVRVDRARQLLVSGNLPVTTVAELAGFATDEAMRRAFSRILQVTPTSYRKRFATTG; encoded by the coding sequence ATGCTGAGACGAATCGCCGTCATCATTCCGGAGGGCGCCTCCGCCCTCGACGTGACCGGACCCGCGGAGGTCTTCAGCCGGGCGGACGGCCGGGACGGCAACCACTACGAGCTCGTGTTCACCTCGCCGACGGGCGGGGACGTCCGGACGACCAGCGGCATCGTGATCAGCGCCGCCGCCGCAGCCGCCGACGTGACCGCCGGCGGCCCCGTGGACACGGTCATCGTCGCCGGCTCCGACCAGCTCACTGTTCCGGCGCCGCCCGGCGGTCTACTGTCGGCTGTCTCGGTCCTGGCGACCGGCGCCCGCAGGGTCGCCGCGGTCTCGACGGGGACCTTCGCGCTGGCCGCGCTCGGTCTCCTCGACGGACGCCGCGCCACCACCCACTGGCGGCACACCACCGCCCTGCACAGCCGGTACCCGGAGATCCTCGTCGAGGAGGATCTCTACTTCGTCAGGGACGGCCGGTTCGCCACGTCAGCGGGTGTGGCCTGCGGGATGAATCTGGCCCTCGCACTGGTCGAGGAGGACATGGGCACCGCAGTCGCCCGGTCCATCGCCCAGGAACTGGAGGTGTTCCTGCACCGTCCCGGCGGACAGGCGCAGTTCGCCTCCCGCGGGAACCCCTCCCCCGACGGCTCCTTCTTCGCCTCGCCCCTGAAACGGGTGACGGACGCCGTCCTCGAGAATCCGCAGGCGGACCACACCCTGACCTCGATGGCACGGACGGCGGCCGTGAGCCCCCGCCACCTCGGACGACTGTTCCGGGACGAGCTCGGCACCACCCCCTCCCGGTGGGTCGAGCGGGTGCGGGTGGACCGCGCACGGCAGCTGCTCGTCTCCGGGAACCTCCCGGTGACCACCGTGGCGGAACTCGCCGGCTTCGCCACGGACGAGGCGATGCGCCGGGCGTTCTCCCGCATCCTGCAGGTCACCCCGACGAGCTACCGCAAGCGGTTCGCCACCACGGGGTGA
- a CDS encoding acetyl-CoA hydrolase/transferase family protein, whose translation MSDRIAHPGLRAKVMTADEAAEFVNNDDLVGMSGFTGAGYPKVLPTAIAKRAKEFHARGEEFAISLLTGASTSAELDGELAEADAVKFRAPYQSDPIMRDKINSGKMKYADIHLSHLGMMVQEGFFGTMDVAIVEVTKILEDGRIVPSSSVGNNVEYLDAAEKIILGVNSWQSEELEGMHDIYRIGLPGHRQPIPITNVGDRIGSPYIDIDVNKVVAVVETDSPDRNAPFKPLDDTSKAIAGHFLDFLEGEVAAGRLSYDRYIMQSGVGNVPNAVMAGLLDSKFENITAYTEVIQDGMLDLIDAGKMSVASATSFSLSPEYAEKMNRDAAKYRENIILRPQQVSNHPEVIRRLGLIATNGMIEADIYGNINSTNVIGSRVMNGIGGSGDFTRNAYISSFISPAVAKGGKLSAIVPYVTHTDHTEHDVMVIITEYGYADLRGLAPRDRAQKMISIAAPEYRPLLEEYVDRAGQGEFLQTPHELAHVFDFQKRFVETGSMLP comes from the coding sequence ATGTCAGACAGGATCGCCCACCCGGGGCTCCGCGCCAAGGTCATGACCGCCGACGAGGCGGCCGAGTTCGTCAACAACGATGACCTGGTGGGAATGTCCGGCTTCACCGGAGCCGGCTACCCGAAGGTGCTGCCGACCGCGATCGCCAAGCGCGCCAAGGAGTTCCACGCCCGGGGTGAGGAGTTCGCGATCTCCCTGCTGACCGGTGCGTCGACCTCCGCCGAACTCGACGGTGAGCTCGCCGAAGCGGACGCCGTGAAGTTCCGTGCGCCCTACCAGTCCGACCCGATCATGCGTGACAAGATCAACTCGGGGAAGATGAAGTACGCGGACATCCACCTCTCGCACCTCGGCATGATGGTGCAGGAGGGCTTCTTCGGGACGATGGACGTGGCCATCGTCGAGGTCACCAAGATCCTCGAGGATGGCCGGATCGTCCCCTCGTCCTCGGTCGGCAACAACGTCGAGTACCTCGACGCCGCCGAGAAGATCATCCTCGGTGTGAACTCGTGGCAGTCCGAGGAGCTCGAGGGCATGCACGACATCTACCGCATCGGTCTCCCCGGGCACCGGCAGCCCATCCCGATCACCAATGTCGGTGACCGGATCGGCAGCCCCTACATCGACATCGACGTCAACAAGGTCGTCGCCGTCGTCGAGACCGACTCACCCGACCGCAACGCGCCGTTCAAGCCGTTGGACGACACCTCCAAGGCCATCGCCGGCCACTTCCTCGACTTCCTCGAGGGCGAGGTCGCCGCCGGCCGGCTGTCCTACGACCGCTACATCATGCAGTCCGGCGTCGGTAACGTCCCGAACGCGGTCATGGCGGGCCTGCTCGACTCGAAGTTCGAGAACATCACCGCCTACACCGAGGTCATCCAGGACGGCATGCTCGACCTCATCGACGCCGGCAAGATGTCGGTCGCCTCCGCGACCTCGTTCTCCCTCTCCCCGGAGTACGCGGAGAAGATGAACCGGGACGCCGCGAAGTACCGCGAGAACATCATCCTGCGGCCGCAGCAGGTCTCCAACCACCCGGAGGTCATCCGCCGCCTCGGCCTCATCGCCACCAACGGCATGATCGAGGCCGACATCTACGGCAACATCAACTCCACCAACGTCATCGGCTCGCGGGTCATGAACGGTATCGGCGGTTCGGGTGACTTCACCCGCAACGCCTACATCTCCTCGTTCATCAGCCCGGCGGTGGCCAAGGGCGGCAAGCTCTCCGCGATCGTGCCCTACGTGACCCACACGGACCACACCGAGCACGACGTCATGGTCATCATCACCGAGTACGGCTACGCAGACCTGCGTGGTCTCGCCCCGCGTGACCGCGCCCAGAAGATGATCTCCATCGCCGCGCCGGAGTACCGTCCGCTGCTCGAGGAGTACGTCGATCGCGCCGGCCAGGGCGAGTTCCTGCAGACCCCGCACGAGCTGGCGCACGTCTTCGACTTCCAGAAGCGGTTCGTTGAGACCGGCTCGATGCTGCCGTAG
- the glmM gene encoding phosphoglucosamine mutase, whose product MSRLFGTDGVRGLANKVLTAPLALRLGAAAARVLTGTAAAGSSRRPTAVIGRDPRVSGEMLSSALAAGMASQGIDVLDVGVLPTPAVAFLTDDYGADMGVVISASHNPMPDNGIKFFSSGGRKLDDAVEDEIESMMLELQNERDESGPTGAAIGRVIDESGDALERYLFHLQEAVPTPLDGIRVVVDCANGAASQAAPMAYEAAGADVVAIHNTPNAFNINDNCGSTHIDVVRQAVLDHHADLGLAHDGDADRCLAVDSEGNVVDGDQILAILAVAMKEAGELRKNTLVATVMSNLGLALAMEEQGITLRRAKVGDRYVLADLNAHDLSLGGEQSGHVVIPAHATTGDGTLTGLSLMARMAKTGKTLRELAAVMTVLPQTLINVPVEDKERIHSSSVVADAVAAAEAELGDDGRVLLRPSGTEQVYRVMVEAVTSAEAKRVAGKLAAVVVAEG is encoded by the coding sequence ATGAGCAGACTTTTCGGAACTGACGGGGTACGTGGTCTGGCGAACAAGGTGCTGACCGCACCTCTGGCGCTCCGCCTGGGGGCGGCCGCGGCCCGGGTCCTCACCGGGACGGCGGCGGCGGGCTCCAGCCGCCGCCCTACCGCGGTGATCGGACGTGACCCGCGGGTGTCGGGGGAGATGCTGTCGTCGGCCCTGGCGGCGGGGATGGCGTCCCAGGGCATCGATGTCCTGGATGTCGGTGTGCTGCCGACGCCGGCGGTCGCGTTCCTCACCGACGACTACGGTGCCGACATGGGCGTCGTCATCTCGGCCTCCCACAATCCGATGCCGGACAACGGCATCAAGTTCTTCTCCTCCGGTGGGCGGAAGCTCGACGACGCCGTCGAGGACGAGATCGAGTCGATGATGCTGGAGCTGCAGAACGAGCGGGACGAGTCCGGGCCCACCGGTGCGGCGATCGGACGGGTCATCGACGAGTCCGGCGATGCGCTGGAACGCTACCTCTTCCACCTGCAGGAGGCCGTGCCGACACCCCTCGACGGCATCCGTGTGGTCGTCGACTGCGCCAACGGTGCCGCGAGCCAGGCCGCCCCCATGGCCTACGAGGCGGCGGGTGCGGATGTCGTCGCGATCCACAACACCCCGAACGCCTTCAACATCAACGACAACTGCGGGTCGACCCATATCGATGTGGTCCGGCAGGCTGTCCTGGACCACCACGCCGATCTCGGTCTGGCGCACGACGGTGACGCGGACCGCTGCCTCGCGGTGGATTCCGAGGGCAATGTCGTCGACGGTGACCAGATTCTGGCGATTCTCGCCGTCGCCATGAAGGAGGCGGGGGAGCTCCGGAAGAACACGCTGGTCGCCACGGTCATGTCGAACCTGGGACTGGCGCTGGCAATGGAGGAGCAGGGCATCACCCTGCGACGTGCGAAGGTCGGTGACCGGTATGTGCTCGCGGATCTGAATGCGCATGATCTGTCCCTCGGTGGCGAGCAGTCCGGGCATGTCGTCATTCCTGCCCACGCCACGACCGGGGACGGGACGCTCACCGGGCTGTCGCTGATGGCGCGCATGGCGAAGACGGGGAAGACGCTGCGTGAGCTGGCTGCGGTGATGACGGTCCTGCCGCAGACGCTGATCAATGTCCCTGTCGAGGACAAGGAGCGGATCCATTCCTCATCGGTGGTCGCGGACGCCGTGGCTGCTGCGGAGGCCGAGCTGGGGGACGACGGCCGGGTCCTGCTGCGCCCCAGTGGTACGGAGCAGGTGTACCGGGTGATGGTCGAGGCTGTCACGTCGGCTGAGGCGAAGCGGGTGGCGGGGAAGCTCGCCGCGGTGGTGGTTGCGGAGGGCTGA
- the glmS gene encoding glutamine--fructose-6-phosphate transaminase (isomerizing) has translation MCGIVGYVGDPLKNAETGEGALDIGLDALARMEYRGYDSAGIAVVTPGRLEVEKKAGKLANLLAQIEVDGRDRFAGSTCIGHTRWATHGRPNDVNAHPHVSFDGKVAIVHNGIIENFAPLRAEVEAAGVELTSETDSEVAAHLLALAYAAGPTAGDFEASALSVLSRLEGAFTLLFTHVDEPGKIVAGRRSTPLIVGVGEDEMFLGSDVAAFIAHTRNAVELGQDNAVVITKDGYKVMGFDGTPAEGRPFTIDWDLEAAEKGGFDSFMMKEIHEQPAAVRDTLAGHFVDGRVVLDEQRLSDEDLRQIEKVFVVACGTAYHSGLLAKYAIEHWVRLPVEIEVASEFRYRDPVLDQQTLVVAVSQSGETADTLEAVRHAKAQGARVLAVCNTNGSQIPRESDAVLYTHAGPEIGVAATKSFLSQVTANYIVGLALAQARGTKYPDEIANIYDELEEIPAKIDKVLGLQGQIHELAEYLGAIPTMLFLGRHVGYPVALEGALKLKELAYIHAEGFPAGELKHGPIALIEDGLPVVVIVPSPRGREVLHSKIVTNIQEIRARGAHTIVIAEEGDEAVRPYANALLEIPAAGTLMQPLLSTVPLQFLSAEIARQCGNTDIDKPRNLAKSVTVE, from the coding sequence ATGTGTGGCATCGTTGGATACGTCGGGGATCCCCTGAAGAACGCGGAGACCGGTGAGGGCGCCCTCGACATCGGTCTGGACGCCCTCGCCCGGATGGAGTACCGGGGCTACGATTCGGCCGGGATCGCGGTGGTGACGCCCGGCCGGCTCGAGGTCGAGAAGAAGGCGGGCAAGCTCGCCAACCTCCTCGCCCAGATCGAGGTCGACGGGCGCGACCGGTTCGCCGGCTCGACCTGCATCGGGCACACCCGCTGGGCCACCCACGGTCGGCCGAACGACGTCAACGCGCACCCGCACGTCTCCTTCGACGGCAAGGTCGCGATCGTCCACAACGGCATCATCGAGAACTTCGCCCCGCTGCGCGCAGAGGTCGAGGCGGCGGGCGTCGAGCTCACCAGTGAGACCGATTCCGAGGTCGCCGCCCACCTGCTCGCCCTGGCCTACGCCGCGGGCCCCACCGCCGGCGACTTCGAGGCGTCGGCACTGTCCGTGCTCAGCCGCCTGGAGGGTGCCTTCACCCTGCTGTTCACCCATGTCGACGAGCCGGGGAAGATCGTCGCCGGCCGTCGCTCCACGCCGCTGATCGTGGGCGTCGGTGAGGACGAGATGTTCCTCGGTTCCGACGTCGCCGCGTTCATCGCCCACACCCGCAACGCCGTCGAACTCGGCCAGGACAACGCGGTCGTCATCACCAAGGACGGCTACAAGGTCATGGGCTTCGACGGCACGCCCGCCGAGGGACGCCCGTTCACCATCGACTGGGACCTGGAGGCCGCGGAGAAGGGCGGCTTCGACTCGTTCATGATGAAGGAGATCCACGAGCAGCCCGCCGCGGTGCGGGACACGCTCGCCGGCCACTTCGTCGACGGCCGGGTGGTCCTCGACGAACAGCGGCTGTCGGACGAGGACCTCCGGCAGATCGAGAAGGTCTTCGTCGTCGCCTGCGGCACCGCCTACCACTCGGGCCTCCTGGCGAAGTACGCCATCGAGCACTGGGTCCGGCTGCCCGTCGAGATCGAGGTCGCCAGCGAGTTCCGGTACCGCGACCCGGTGCTGGACCAGCAGACCCTCGTCGTCGCCGTCTCCCAGTCCGGTGAGACCGCCGACACGCTCGAGGCCGTCCGGCACGCGAAGGCGCAGGGCGCCCGTGTCCTGGCGGTCTGCAACACCAACGGTTCGCAGATCCCGCGGGAGTCGGACGCCGTGCTCTACACGCACGCCGGCCCGGAGATCGGTGTCGCCGCGACGAAGTCCTTCCTGTCCCAGGTGACGGCGAACTACATCGTCGGTCTGGCCCTGGCGCAGGCCCGCGGAACGAAGTACCCGGACGAGATCGCGAACATCTACGACGAGCTCGAGGAGATCCCGGCGAAGATCGACAAGGTGCTCGGTCTGCAGGGGCAGATCCACGAACTCGCCGAGTACCTCGGGGCCATCCCGACCATGCTCTTCCTGGGCCGTCACGTCGGCTACCCGGTGGCACTGGAAGGCGCGCTGAAGCTCAAGGAGCTCGCCTACATCCACGCCGAGGGCTTCCCCGCCGGCGAGCTCAAGCACGGCCCCATCGCCCTCATCGAGGACGGACTGCCGGTGGTCGTCATCGTGCCGTCCCCGCGGGGCCGGGAGGTGCTGCACTCCAAGATCGTGACGAACATCCAGGAGATCCGGGCCCGCGGTGCACACACCATCGTCATCGCGGAGGAGGGTGACGAGGCTGTCCGGCCGTACGCCAACGCCCTGCTCGAGATCCCGGCGGCGGGGACGCTCATGCAGCCGCTGCTGTCCACCGTCCCGCTGCAGTTCCTGTCGGCGGAGATCGCGCGGCAGTGCGGCAACACCGACATCGACAAGCCCCGCAACCTGGCCAAGTCGGTCACGGTCGAGTAG
- a CDS encoding HNH endonuclease signature motif containing protein yields the protein MTTTPPTDDNHGNSRDDNSKRDGESGRTSRLGGGDHPRGGRHVPHGTEPTSGETYNSLSQRLAGPVNTAELTLVAFLTTIGPAARLSAAQAVRRRGHREAVCYAHAADLAVRMPALFDRMRTDSRYSVEHLEIIWTRINRHARALAAAGQQLPATVDEAVATRLGAQLTPDGTVWSVPALGDATDGILTDVAPVPVADTEDTERKTVGLTRRGTRFTLECGDRSVADGLWEPLSAAALEVRKELLVEQETLRAQQQRQAQPESGCEPESAELVAARRIVDGIINPAGASTESGVPEEEPVATLADPLPAPGMIRCRGEAMLKILGGHRDQLKVVVNVYTPRTDDPDGPGGNGGPDGGDTGPDGTGGPDSGPEAGPTGPDNGDGGDTNPAGDASAAGPAGPGTGPETPDPVPQAGPTAPTGPACGPGFVIGNGWVSPTTTATLIEVADLVRDLPDIEDLTDTGCYRFTTLHRATAVGRDARCRFPGCRVPADRCELDHIVNSPFTDPDSDGPTSIRNCACLCRTHHQLKTRKLWKVHTPDDGITLHWAGPAGVTATTVASGPLVVDCATGTDPGGPAQAA from the coding sequence ATGACCACCACACCACCCACCGACGACAACCACGGCAACAGCAGGGACGACAACAGCAAGCGCGACGGCGAGAGCGGCAGGACCAGCCGGCTCGGCGGCGGGGACCACCCCCGTGGTGGCCGGCACGTCCCGCACGGTACCGAACCGACCAGCGGCGAGACCTACAACAGTCTGTCGCAGAGGTTGGCCGGGCCGGTGAACACCGCCGAACTCACCCTCGTCGCCTTCCTCACCACCATCGGACCCGCCGCCCGCCTGTCGGCCGCCCAGGCCGTCCGCCGCCGCGGCCACCGCGAAGCGGTGTGCTACGCCCACGCCGCGGACCTGGCGGTGCGGATGCCGGCCCTGTTCGACCGTATGCGCACCGACTCCCGCTACAGTGTCGAACACCTCGAGATCATCTGGACCCGCATCAACCGGCACGCCCGCGCCCTCGCCGCCGCCGGCCAGCAGCTGCCCGCCACCGTCGACGAGGCGGTTGCCACCCGGCTCGGGGCCCAGCTCACCCCGGACGGGACCGTGTGGTCGGTGCCCGCTCTCGGCGACGCCACCGACGGGATCCTCACCGACGTCGCACCGGTGCCGGTCGCCGACACCGAGGACACTGAGCGAAAGACGGTGGGGCTGACGCGGCGGGGTACCCGGTTCACTCTGGAGTGCGGGGACCGGTCGGTCGCCGACGGGCTGTGGGAACCGTTGTCCGCCGCGGCGCTGGAGGTGCGTAAGGAGCTCCTGGTTGAGCAGGAGACCCTCCGGGCGCAGCAGCAACGCCAGGCGCAGCCGGAGTCCGGGTGTGAGCCGGAGTCGGCGGAGTTGGTGGCGGCCCGTCGGATCGTCGACGGCATCATCAACCCGGCCGGCGCGAGCACCGAATCCGGTGTGCCGGAGGAGGAGCCGGTGGCGACGTTGGCGGATCCGTTGCCGGCGCCGGGGATGATCCGGTGCCGGGGTGAGGCGATGCTGAAGATCCTGGGTGGTCACCGTGACCAGTTGAAGGTCGTCGTCAACGTCTACACGCCGAGAACCGACGACCCCGACGGACCCGGCGGCAACGGTGGCCCCGACGGTGGAGACACCGGCCCCGACGGCACCGGCGGTCCCGACAGCGGTCCTGAGGCCGGCCCGACCGGCCCGGACAACGGCGACGGTGGAGACACCAACCCTGCCGGTGACGCTTCCGCCGCCGGCCCGGCCGGCCCGGGGACGGGTCCGGAGACTCCGGACCCTGTCCCACAGGCCGGTCCGACCGCCCCCACCGGCCCCGCCTGTGGTCCCGGGTTCGTCATCGGCAACGGCTGGGTGTCCCCGACGACCACCGCCACCCTGATCGAGGTTGCCGACCTGGTCCGCGACCTGCCCGACATCGAGGATCTGACCGACACCGGCTGCTACCGGTTCACCACCCTGCACCGGGCCACCGCGGTGGGCCGCGACGCCCGCTGCCGGTTCCCCGGCTGCCGGGTGCCGGCCGACCGGTGCGAACTCGACCACATCGTCAACTCACCGTTCACCGACCCGGACAGTGACGGGCCGACGAGTATCCGCAACTGCGCATGCCTGTGCCGGACCCACCACCAGTTGAAGACCAGGAAACTCTGGAAAGTGCACACCCCCGACGACGGGATCACCCTGCACTGGGCCGGCCCCGCCGGGGTCACCGCCACCACCGTGGCCTCGGGCCCGTTGGTTGTCGACTGTGCCACCGGAACCGATCCCGGCGGGCCGGCACAGGCGGCCTGA